In the genome of Micromonospora sp. Llam0, the window GGTGACTACCGGGACGTGTCGCACTGGATGGCCACCGTGGACGACGAGCTGGCGGCCCGGCCCGCGCTGGACGGCGACACGACCGCCGACGTGGCGATCGTCGGTGCCGGCTACACCGGGCTGTGGACGGCGTACTACCTGGCCCGCGCCGACCCGGCGCTGCGGATCGTGGTGCTGGAGCGGGAGATCGCCGGGTACGGTGCCTCCGGGCGCAACGGCGGCTGGTGTTCGGCGCTGCTGCCCAGCTCGCCGACCGCGCTGGCCCGCCGGCACGGCCGAGACGCGGCGGTCGCCATGCAGCAGGCCATGTACGCCACGGTCGACGAGGTCGGCCGGGTCGCCGCCGCCGAGGGCATCGACTGCCACTGGAGCCACGGCGGCACGGTCACTCTGGCCCGTACCCCGGCGCAGCTGCGGCGGGCCGAGGCCGCCGTCGCCGAGACCCACGCGTACGGCGGCACCGACGCCGACCTCGCCCTGCTGGACGCCGACGCGGCGACCGCCCGGTGCGCCGCCGACGGCGTACACGGCGGCACCTACACCCCGCACTGCGCGGCGATCCACCCGGCCCGGCTGGTCTGTGGCCTGGCCCGGGCCGTCGAACGGCACGGCGTGCCGATCCACGAACGGACCCCGGTCACCGGGTACGGCCCCGGGGCAGCCCGGACACCGACCGGCACGGTCCGCGCCCCGGTGGTGGTACGGGCGACCGAGGGCTACACCCCGGCGCTGCCCGGCGCCCGCCGCGCGGTGGCCCCGATCTACTCGCTGATGATCGCCACCGAGCCACTGCCGGACGAGACCTGGGCCCGGATCGGGCTGGCGCGGCGGGAGACGTTCAGCGATTTCCGGCATCTGATCATCTACGGGCAGCGGACCGCCGACGGCCGGCTGGCGTTCGGCGGGCGGGGCGCGCCGTACCACTTCCGGTCCCGGGTCCGGCCCGAGTACGACCGGGACCCACGGGTGTTCACCGCGCTACGCCGCACGCTCGGCGAGCTGTTCCCGGTGCTCGGCGACGCGGTACCGGTGGCCCGGACCTGGGGCGGCCCGCTCGGCGTCGCCCGGGACTGGGCGGCGTCGGTGGGGTTGGACCGGGCCACCGGGCTGGCCTGGGCCGGCGGGTACGTCGGCGACGGGGTGGGCACCGCCAATCTGGCCGGCCGTACCCTCGCCGACCTGATCCTCGGCGTGGACAGCGAGTTGACCGCGCTGCCCTGGGTCGGGCACCGCTCGCGGCGCTGGGAGCCGGAGCCGCTGCGCTGGCTCGGCGTCAACGCGGGTCTGCGGCTGGTGGCCGCCGCCGACGCGGCCGAGACCCGAGGGGACCGGCCGTCCCGGCTGGCCGGGCTGCTGGGCCGGCTGACCGGACACTGACCCGGTCGGCCGTACCGCAGGAGTGTGCGGCCGGCAGGCCGGGGTCAGGCCGGCGGGATCACCCGGAGGTGGCCCCGGCGGCCGGTCGACGGGTTGATGTCGATGTCGACGGCGTCCGGGTCGCCGGGGCGTGGGGGCGGGGCCGGTCGGGCCGCCTCCCGAACCGCCTCGGCGAGC includes:
- a CDS encoding FAD-binding oxidoreductase, with product MRGHGDYRDVSHWMATVDDELAARPALDGDTTADVAIVGAGYTGLWTAYYLARADPALRIVVLEREIAGYGASGRNGGWCSALLPSSPTALARRHGRDAAVAMQQAMYATVDEVGRVAAAEGIDCHWSHGGTVTLARTPAQLRRAEAAVAETHAYGGTDADLALLDADAATARCAADGVHGGTYTPHCAAIHPARLVCGLARAVERHGVPIHERTPVTGYGPGAARTPTGTVRAPVVVRATEGYTPALPGARRAVAPIYSLMIATEPLPDETWARIGLARRETFSDFRHLIIYGQRTADGRLAFGGRGAPYHFRSRVRPEYDRDPRVFTALRRTLGELFPVLGDAVPVARTWGGPLGVARDWAASVGLDRATGLAWAGGYVGDGVGTANLAGRTLADLILGVDSELTALPWVGHRSRRWEPEPLRWLGVNAGLRLVAAADAAETRGDRPSRLAGLLGRLTGH